A single region of the Pontibacter kalidii genome encodes:
- a CDS encoding BatD family protein: MLCLLLLVPALAQQIAIELGKSSLPLNQYYTISVRLQNQQLQEYTSFPEIEGFKKSNKYSSTKTIITGGTTTTILTITQNYAALDEGVYTLKPFTMKVNGQTLQSEGMVINVTEMQADVPQDANLPPNMILPEEEQVQPEQEAEFVDREDNAFLTLYTDKEEVFVGEGVNVALYFYLAEQDQRLLDFYDFANQMNGILRQLKQSHVWEETFDFTEITPENVTVQGEPYLRFKLYEAVLYPIMAKPLVFPQLRLRMIKYKVAKNPTLLTEDRQEGHKTFFSRPREVQVKELPPHPLRDVVAVGDYRLQERLSQEVVPVNKTFNYVFQVEGTGNLDAIMPPDPSAPAGLEFYPPDVQQEVTRRAGTVMGSKRFAYTIIAREAGVYNMSRKMEWVYFNPATAAYDTLRPTLQVHVTGAPDNDALVMSRDLGSFYKIINNEDNTLVSVHLFNEIKRYTNIILLVLLGVSVFIFIKR; the protein is encoded by the coding sequence ATGCTTTGCCTCCTACTGCTTGTGCCGGCCCTGGCGCAGCAGATAGCTATTGAGCTGGGTAAGAGTTCGCTGCCGCTAAACCAGTACTACACTATCTCGGTAAGGCTGCAGAATCAGCAGCTGCAGGAGTATACTTCTTTCCCCGAGATTGAAGGCTTTAAAAAGAGCAACAAATATTCCTCCACCAAGACCATCATCACCGGCGGTACCACCACCACTATTCTGACCATTACCCAGAACTATGCCGCCCTCGATGAAGGCGTTTATACATTAAAGCCTTTCACGATGAAGGTGAACGGGCAGACCCTGCAGTCGGAGGGGATGGTGATCAACGTGACGGAGATGCAGGCCGATGTGCCGCAGGATGCCAACCTGCCCCCCAATATGATTTTGCCGGAGGAGGAGCAGGTGCAGCCGGAGCAGGAGGCCGAGTTCGTGGACAGGGAGGATAACGCTTTCCTGACGCTGTATACTGATAAGGAGGAGGTTTTTGTGGGGGAGGGCGTAAACGTGGCCCTATACTTTTACCTGGCTGAGCAGGACCAGCGCCTGCTGGATTTTTACGATTTCGCGAACCAGATGAACGGCATTCTGCGGCAGCTGAAGCAGTCGCACGTGTGGGAGGAGACCTTTGACTTTACGGAGATAACCCCCGAAAACGTAACGGTGCAGGGCGAGCCCTACCTGCGCTTTAAGCTCTACGAGGCCGTGCTGTACCCCATTATGGCCAAGCCGCTAGTATTTCCGCAGCTCAGGCTCCGGATGATAAAGTATAAGGTGGCCAAGAACCCGACGCTGCTCACCGAGGACCGGCAGGAGGGCCACAAGACGTTTTTCTCCAGGCCGCGCGAGGTGCAGGTAAAGGAGCTGCCGCCGCACCCGCTGCGCGATGTGGTAGCCGTGGGCGATTACCGCTTGCAGGAGCGCCTGTCGCAGGAGGTGGTGCCCGTGAACAAGACCTTTAACTACGTGTTTCAGGTGGAGGGCACCGGGAACCTGGACGCCATTATGCCGCCAGACCCCTCAGCGCCGGCAGGGCTGGAGTTTTACCCGCCCGATGTGCAGCAGGAAGTTACCCGGCGCGCAGGCACGGTCATGGGTTCCAAACGTTTTGCCTACACCATCATTGCCCGCGAAGCAGGGGTGTATAACATGAGCCGGAAAATGGAGTGGGTATACTTTAACCCCGCCACGGCCGCCTACGACACGCTGCGGCCAACCCTGCAGGTGCACGTAACCGGGGCCCCCGACAACGACGCCCTGGTGATGTCGCGGGACCTGGGTTCTTTCTACAAAATCATCAATAACGAAGACAACACACTGGTAAGCGTGCATCTGTTTAACGAGATTAAGCGCTACACCAACATCATTTTGCTGGTGCTGCTGGGCGTGTCTGTCTTTATATTTATAAAGCGATAA
- the aroC gene encoding chorismate synthase — protein sequence MSNSYGKLFRITTFGESHGAAVGVIVDGCPAGLDISLEEIQQALDRRRPGQSDITTPRKEEDKVTILSGVFEDKTTGTPIAMVVNNKDQHSHDYSHIAQAFRPSHADYTYTAKYGTRDHRGGGRSSARETVARVAAGALAAKLLQHYGITVQSYVSQVGSIKLRKPYQELDLSQIDSNKVRCPDGQTAARMIGVVEEARDSLDTIGGVVSCVVKGVPAGLGEPVFDKLHAELGKAMLSINAVKGFEYGSGFEGVKMRGSEHNDQFYTDEQGNIRTRTNNSGGIQGGISNGQDIYFNVAFKPVATILQPQTTINDAGEEITLQGKGRHDPCVLPRAVPIVDAMAALVIADFLLRQKANKV from the coding sequence ATGAGTAATTCTTACGGAAAGCTTTTTCGGATAACAACCTTCGGCGAGTCGCACGGAGCGGCAGTGGGGGTGATAGTAGATGGCTGCCCGGCCGGACTGGACATTAGCCTGGAAGAGATACAGCAGGCTTTGGACCGCCGCCGCCCCGGCCAATCCGACATTACCACCCCTCGCAAGGAGGAAGACAAGGTCACCATCCTTTCGGGGGTGTTTGAGGACAAAACCACAGGCACGCCCATCGCCATGGTGGTGAACAACAAAGACCAGCATAGCCACGACTACAGCCATATAGCCCAGGCTTTCCGCCCGTCCCACGCCGATTATACCTATACGGCTAAGTACGGCACCCGCGACCACCGTGGTGGCGGGCGCAGCTCGGCCCGCGAGACCGTAGCGCGCGTGGCAGCCGGTGCGCTGGCTGCAAAGCTGCTGCAGCACTACGGCATTACGGTGCAGAGCTACGTGTCGCAGGTGGGAAGTATAAAGCTGCGCAAGCCCTACCAGGAGCTCGACCTGAGCCAGATAGACTCGAACAAAGTACGCTGCCCCGACGGCCAAACGGCAGCCCGCATGATTGGCGTGGTGGAAGAGGCCCGCGACAGCCTCGACACCATCGGCGGTGTGGTGAGCTGTGTGGTGAAAGGCGTGCCTGCCGGCTTGGGTGAGCCTGTCTTTGATAAGCTGCACGCCGAGTTGGGCAAGGCCATGCTAAGTATAAACGCCGTGAAGGGCTTTGAGTACGGCAGTGGTTTCGAAGGCGTGAAAATGCGGGGTTCCGAGCACAACGACCAGTTTTATACCGACGAGCAGGGAAACATCCGCACCCGCACCAACAACTCCGGCGGCATACAGGGCGGTATCAGCAATGGGCAGGACATCTACTTCAACGTGGCCTTTAAGCCCGTGGCTACCATCCTGCAGCCCCAGACAACCATAAACGACGCCGGGGAGGAGATAACCCTGCAGGGCAAAGGCCGCCACGACCCCTGCGTGCTGCCCCGGGCCGTGCCTATCGTGGATGCCATGGCCGCGCTGGTGATAGCCGACTTCCTGCTGCGCCAGAAGGCAAACAAAGTATAA
- a CDS encoding peptidase associated/transthyretin-like domain-containing protein, whose amino-acid sequence MKNNPFRLIGCLSFILLCAILWPGKAAAQQQKQVVQLSGLVVAGDSATGMANVAVFVPNTNRGTHTGPRGFFSLPVLPGDSVVVAALGYRRQYFLLPETFTGNSYSTLLHLLESPTELPTVDVMPWATERDLREAVSKLNLPREQKPEVDLGPLEEKDLTKMRAMDAEANATYGLQQTMRQQQRRYMVPSDVKLLGVSIGGKKKKASRASKKRARGLLKEQEVKKD is encoded by the coding sequence ATGAAAAACAACCCCTTCCGCCTTATTGGCTGCCTGTCTTTTATACTTCTGTGTGCCATCCTTTGGCCAGGGAAAGCAGCGGCGCAGCAGCAAAAGCAGGTGGTGCAGCTATCTGGGTTGGTGGTGGCGGGAGACAGCGCAACAGGCATGGCTAATGTGGCCGTATTTGTGCCGAATACAAACCGGGGCACCCATACCGGTCCAAGAGGCTTTTTCTCGCTGCCGGTGCTCCCCGGCGATAGTGTGGTAGTGGCCGCGCTGGGTTACCGGCGACAGTACTTCCTCCTCCCCGAAACTTTCACGGGCAACAGCTACTCCACACTTCTCCATCTCCTCGAAAGCCCCACCGAGCTACCCACCGTAGACGTGATGCCCTGGGCCACGGAGCGCGACTTGCGTGAGGCTGTCTCGAAACTGAACCTGCCCAGGGAGCAAAAGCCGGAGGTGGATCTGGGGCCGCTAGAGGAAAAGGATCTTACGAAGATGCGGGCTATGGATGCGGAAGCCAATGCAACATACGGCCTGCAGCAGACCATGCGCCAGCAGCAGCGTCGCTACATGGTGCCCAGCGATGTGAAGCTGCTGGGCGTTTCTATTGGCGGCAAAAAGAAAAAGGCCTCCCGCGCAAGTAAAAAACGCGCCAGAGGCCTTCTAAAAGAGCAGGAAGTCAAAAAGGACTGA
- a CDS encoding sodium:proton antiporter, with product MLNNFILLAQAQHALPLFLIVPFLILIGMIAAGPIFFGHFWEHNYKTVAVVLGLTVLAYYLFVLGDVHMPAHTAAEYITFAVLLSSLYIAAGGIYLNVNANATPLMNVALVAVGAVLASIIGTTGASLLLIRPFIRLNNHRIKPYHIVFFIFIVSNAGGLLTPLGDPPLFIGFIKGVPFFWTLEHLITPWFLSITLLCLMFFLVDRRNKETVFTPNPEVVARNNEKTEFHFSGKRNIFWLAIIIGAVFLDPNVVEGLPHIYYDGTKISFLREIIQLSAAFMCYRFSSKTALAGNHFNFHPILEVVFLFFGIFFTMMPALQLSAQIASSPEFAKYITPSFLYWATGSLSGFLDNAPTYANFLSLAMAKFDLSQGSVADVRTFAEGTSAAGMETLIQLEAISLAAVLFGAVTYIGNGPNFMVKAIAESAGIKMPSFFAYILRYSIPFLLPILALVWYLVVHLRLF from the coding sequence ATGCTAAACAACTTTATACTACTGGCTCAAGCTCAGCACGCCTTACCCTTGTTCCTGATCGTACCGTTTCTGATTCTGATCGGTATGATCGCTGCCGGACCAATCTTCTTCGGTCATTTCTGGGAGCATAACTACAAAACCGTGGCCGTCGTGCTCGGCCTGACCGTGCTGGCCTACTACCTGTTTGTACTGGGCGACGTACACATGCCAGCGCACACAGCGGCAGAATACATTACGTTTGCGGTACTGCTCAGCTCACTTTATATTGCCGCGGGCGGTATCTACCTGAATGTGAATGCCAATGCCACGCCGCTCATGAATGTGGCTTTGGTGGCAGTTGGAGCCGTTCTGGCAAGCATCATCGGCACAACAGGTGCTTCGCTGCTGCTTATCCGCCCCTTCATCAGGCTCAACAACCACCGCATCAAACCTTACCATATCGTCTTCTTCATTTTTATCGTAAGCAACGCCGGCGGCCTGCTCACACCACTCGGAGATCCTCCCCTGTTCATCGGCTTTATCAAGGGCGTACCGTTCTTCTGGACGCTGGAGCACCTGATCACCCCTTGGTTCCTGAGTATCACGCTGCTTTGCCTGATGTTCTTCCTGGTTGACCGCCGGAACAAGGAGACAGTGTTTACACCTAACCCGGAGGTAGTTGCCAGAAATAACGAGAAGACGGAATTCCACTTCTCCGGTAAGCGCAACATCTTCTGGCTGGCCATCATCATTGGCGCCGTGTTCCTGGATCCGAACGTGGTGGAGGGACTGCCGCACATCTACTACGATGGCACCAAAATTTCTTTCCTGCGTGAGATCATTCAGCTTTCCGCTGCCTTTATGTGCTATCGTTTCTCCAGCAAGACTGCCCTGGCCGGAAACCACTTTAACTTCCACCCTATCCTGGAGGTAGTATTCCTGTTCTTCGGTATCTTCTTTACCATGATGCCGGCCCTGCAGCTTTCCGCTCAGATTGCCTCATCTCCTGAGTTTGCCAAGTATATCACCCCAAGCTTCCTGTACTGGGCCACCGGCTCGCTCTCCGGCTTCCTGGACAATGCCCCAACCTACGCTAACTTCCTGTCGCTGGCCATGGCTAAGTTCGACCTGTCGCAGGGCAGCGTGGCTGATGTGCGCACGTTTGCTGAGGGCACCTCTGCCGCAGGCATGGAGACACTGATCCAGCTAGAGGCAATATCGCTGGCAGCCGTGCTTTTCGGAGCCGTCACCTACATCGGTAACGGGCCAAACTTCATGGTGAAGGCCATTGCCGAAAGCGCCGGCATCAAAATGCCTTCCTTCTTTGCCTATATCCTGCGTTACTCCATCCCGTTCCTGCTGCCAATTCTGGCGCTGGTATGGTACCTGGTAGTACACCTGAGGCTTTTCTAA
- a CDS encoding NifU family protein has protein sequence MLENKEKMVSVYAEANPNPESMKFVMNVQMLPDGQSVDYPDVESALESPLAQELFNFDYVSRVFIASNFVTVTKSADLEWVKIIPELRTFLKSYVEAGGPIFNEGFSAAKSQPADAGHGEASAEDTEISKKVIDLLENYVRPAVEQDGGNITFKSYHDGVVTVHLQGSCSGCPSATVTLKAGIENLLKRMVPEVKEVVADGVTV, from the coding sequence ATGTTAGAAAATAAAGAAAAGATGGTCTCTGTATACGCGGAGGCGAACCCGAACCCCGAGTCGATGAAGTTTGTGATGAACGTGCAGATGCTGCCCGATGGCCAGAGCGTAGATTATCCCGATGTGGAGAGCGCACTGGAGTCGCCGCTGGCGCAGGAGCTGTTCAACTTCGACTACGTTTCACGTGTGTTTATTGCAAGCAACTTCGTAACCGTGACCAAGAGCGCCGACCTGGAGTGGGTAAAGATCATCCCGGAGCTGCGTACGTTCCTGAAGTCTTACGTAGAGGCTGGCGGGCCCATCTTTAACGAAGGATTCTCTGCCGCCAAGTCGCAGCCTGCCGACGCTGGCCACGGCGAGGCATCAGCTGAGGACACTGAGATCTCTAAAAAGGTGATTGACCTGCTGGAGAACTACGTGCGCCCTGCTGTGGAGCAGGACGGCGGTAACATCACCTTTAAGTCTTACCACGATGGGGTGGTAACCGTGCACCTGCAAGGCTCTTGCAGCGGCTGCCCTTCCGCCACCGTAACCCTGAAGGCTGGTATCGAGAACCTGCTCAAGCGCATGGTACCGGAAGTAAAAGAAGTTGTTGCCGATGGCGTAACGGTCTAA
- the secDF gene encoding protein translocase subunit SecDF: MRNKSLIIVLTLIVSALCLYFLSFSFVANSVQEKAEAYATDAQGNVDLAKKQTYLDSMWKEPVFMGMTYQEVKEKELGLGLDLRGGMHVVLEVSPVEIVRSMSGNSKDPNFLKALDRAKEMQRNSQERFTTLFAQAYREIEPEGRLSRIFSNTANRGKISYESTNEEVVDVIQAEVDDAIDRSFNILRTRIDRFGVTQPNIQRLKGTGRIQIELPGVDNPDRVRNLLQGMANLEFWEVWTPQEFNPYLMQVGQHLDELQRAGKLNLRGARAAATKAPVAADTATEDVLAQAAATDSAAIAATTPTDTAAEQADTAALDQQGGVLANLFTAMPGGIGANVRDTATINELFNRADVRSMLPPNMKFLWSVKPLEGDRGQAFVELYAIKKGRDGKAPLSGDVINDARQDFDQAGRPEISMTMNPTGARKWARLTGDNIGRQVAIVLDNYVYSAPVVQGEITGGNSSISGNFTIDEAQDLANILKAGKMPAPTRIVEEAIVGPSLGQEAINQGLISTLAGLLIVVIFMVAYYARGGFIADLALLFNVFFILGVLAQFGAALTLPGIAGIVLTLGMAVDANVLIFERMREEAAKGLNIRAVIDAGYGKAFSTIFDANVTTFIVGFILYFFGSGPVKGFAITLMIGIVTSFFTSVFISRLLVERTLKKAGKLSFSSSLADKMFRNVKFDVMKLRKPAYAFSIAVIAFGFIAMAIKGPNLGIDFTGGRSYVIELDKAVPASDIRSTLMDDFQQAGTEVKTFGASNRVKVITSWLADDESTEADTQVKTALEQGLQEYSSLNPQILSSAKVGATMADDIQNTALIAVLLALAGIFIYVMFRFRKWQFSLGGVVALLHDALMIISVFSILNLFGISYEMDQVFIAAVLTIIGFSINDTVVIFDRVREYMQDNPRATIRQIVNPALISTFSRTVITSLTLFLVVVILFLFGGEVLRGFSLAMIIGVLAGTYSSLFIATPIVVDTIKEDTKQPVATPQVAQKVR; encoded by the coding sequence ATGCGGAACAAATCGTTAATTATCGTTCTGACGTTGATCGTATCGGCACTCTGCCTTTACTTTCTGTCGTTCTCATTCGTTGCCAACAGCGTGCAGGAAAAAGCGGAAGCTTATGCCACAGACGCGCAGGGCAACGTTGATCTAGCCAAAAAGCAAACGTACCTCGACTCCATGTGGAAGGAGCCCGTGTTCATGGGCATGACCTACCAGGAGGTAAAGGAAAAAGAGCTCGGACTGGGCCTTGACCTGAGAGGTGGTATGCACGTGGTACTGGAAGTATCGCCTGTAGAGATCGTGAGGTCTATGTCTGGCAACAGCAAAGACCCTAACTTCCTCAAAGCGCTGGACCGCGCCAAGGAAATGCAGCGCAACAGCCAGGAGCGTTTCACGACGCTGTTTGCCCAGGCTTACCGCGAAATCGAGCCGGAAGGCCGCCTGAGCCGCATCTTCTCTAACACGGCGAACCGTGGCAAGATCAGCTACGAGTCTACTAACGAGGAGGTGGTCGACGTAATCCAGGCGGAGGTAGATGACGCCATCGACCGCTCTTTCAACATCCTGCGTACGCGTATCGACCGCTTTGGCGTGACACAGCCAAACATCCAGCGCCTGAAAGGCACCGGCCGTATTCAGATTGAGCTTCCGGGCGTAGACAACCCTGACCGTGTGCGCAACCTGCTGCAAGGCATGGCGAACCTGGAGTTCTGGGAAGTATGGACACCACAGGAGTTTAACCCATACCTGATGCAGGTAGGCCAGCACCTGGACGAGCTGCAGCGCGCCGGCAAACTGAACCTGCGTGGCGCTAGAGCCGCCGCCACCAAAGCACCGGTTGCCGCTGACACGGCCACAGAAGACGTACTGGCACAAGCCGCCGCCACAGACTCTGCCGCTATTGCCGCTACCACACCAACCGACACAGCCGCCGAGCAGGCGGATACTGCCGCCCTTGACCAGCAGGGAGGCGTACTGGCGAATCTGTTCACAGCGATGCCAGGCGGTATCGGTGCCAACGTACGCGACACAGCCACCATCAACGAGCTGTTCAACCGTGCCGACGTGCGTTCTATGCTGCCTCCGAACATGAAGTTCCTGTGGAGCGTGAAGCCGCTGGAGGGCGACAGAGGCCAGGCGTTTGTAGAGCTTTATGCCATCAAGAAAGGTCGTGACGGCAAAGCTCCGCTGAGCGGCGATGTGATCAACGATGCCCGTCAGGACTTTGACCAGGCAGGCCGTCCGGAGATCAGCATGACCATGAACCCGACCGGCGCCAGAAAGTGGGCACGCCTGACAGGTGACAACATTGGCCGCCAGGTAGCCATCGTGCTGGACAACTATGTATACTCTGCCCCGGTAGTACAGGGCGAGATCACAGGCGGCAACTCCTCTATCTCCGGTAACTTTACCATTGACGAGGCACAAGACCTTGCCAACATCCTGAAGGCCGGTAAAATGCCTGCTCCAACCCGTATTGTGGAGGAAGCCATCGTTGGTCCGTCCCTGGGCCAGGAGGCTATCAACCAGGGTTTGATCTCTACACTGGCTGGCCTGTTGATCGTGGTGATCTTCATGGTCGCCTACTACGCACGCGGTGGCTTTATTGCTGACCTTGCCCTGCTTTTCAACGTATTCTTTATACTTGGTGTACTGGCCCAGTTTGGCGCCGCGCTGACGCTGCCAGGTATTGCCGGTATCGTACTGACACTGGGTATGGCCGTGGATGCGAACGTGCTTATTTTCGAGCGTATGCGGGAGGAGGCTGCCAAAGGCCTTAACATACGCGCCGTTATAGACGCCGGCTACGGCAAAGCCTTCAGCACTATCTTTGATGCCAACGTAACCACGTTCATTGTAGGCTTTATCTTATACTTCTTCGGTTCCGGTCCGGTGAAAGGCTTCGCCATTACGCTGATGATCGGTATCGTAACGTCTTTCTTCACCTCCGTATTCATCTCAAGACTGCTGGTAGAACGCACCTTAAAGAAGGCCGGCAAACTGTCTTTCTCCTCTTCGCTTGCCGATAAGATGTTCCGCAACGTGAAGTTCGATGTCATGAAACTTAGAAAGCCAGCGTATGCCTTCTCTATTGCAGTTATCGCGTTCGGCTTCATAGCCATGGCTATTAAAGGGCCAAACCTGGGTATAGACTTTACAGGTGGCCGCTCTTACGTGATTGAGCTTGACAAGGCTGTTCCGGCCTCTGACATACGCTCCACGCTTATGGACGACTTCCAGCAGGCAGGCACGGAGGTGAAGACGTTTGGTGCCTCTAACCGTGTTAAAGTGATTACCAGCTGGCTGGCCGATGACGAGAGCACAGAGGCCGATACGCAGGTGAAAACGGCACTGGAGCAGGGACTACAGGAATACAGCAGCCTGAACCCGCAGATCCTGAGCTCAGCTAAAGTGGGTGCCACGATGGCTGACGATATCCAGAATACTGCCTTGATCGCGGTACTGTTAGCACTGGCTGGTATATTTATTTATGTGATGTTCCGTTTCAGGAAGTGGCAGTTCTCGCTGGGCGGTGTAGTTGCCCTCCTCCACGATGCCCTGATGATCATCTCAGTGTTCTCTATCCTGAACCTGTTTGGCATTTCTTACGAGATGGATCAGGTGTTCATTGCGGCGGTACTGACCATCATCGGTTTCTCTATCAACGACACGGTGGTAATCTTCGACCGTGTGCGGGAGTACATGCAGGATAATCCACGCGCAACAATCAGGCAGATTGTTAACCCAGCCCTGATCAGCACATTCAGCCGTACTGTCATTACTTCCCTGACCCTGTTCCTGGTAGTAGTGATCCTGTTCCTTTTCGGTGGGGAAGTACTGCGCGGCTTCTCACTGGCTATGATCATCGGTGTGTTGGCCGGTACTTATTCTTCCCTGTTCATCGCTACGCCAATTGTAGTAGATACGATTAAGGAGGATACCAAGCAGCCTGTAGCTACACCGCAGGTAGCCCAGAAAGTTCGCTAA
- a CDS encoding RNA methyltransferase yields the protein MSLTLLWALMLNGQEVMAYTSATGAAQQKNTELTPATDAEKTRVKQKVSLEGTTSFVALKNLQQDLEPLPQQPAFARTATALLPAAYTAVPPGAGFAARILPTTVQPNAP from the coding sequence ATGTCTCTAACCCTGCTGTGGGCGCTTATGCTCAACGGGCAGGAGGTGATGGCATATACCTCGGCCACTGGTGCGGCGCAGCAAAAGAACACCGAGCTAACTCCTGCCACGGATGCGGAGAAAACGCGTGTAAAGCAGAAAGTATCGCTGGAGGGCACCACCTCTTTTGTAGCCCTTAAGAACCTGCAGCAAGACCTGGAGCCGCTTCCGCAGCAACCGGCCTTTGCGCGTACAGCCACTGCGCTGCTGCCTGCAGCCTACACGGCCGTACCTCCGGGGGCTGGTTTTGCTGCCCGTATCTTACCAACTACCGTACAGCCCAACGCCCCGTAG
- a CDS encoding potassium channel family protein — protein MRSKFAVIGLGIFGHSIATTLAERGAEVIAIDYDEDHVEAIKDQVAYAVALDATDIRALEAQNIQDMDAVVVAIGEDFEALLIATANLQELNVKRVITRASNKQQRRILEKMGVQEILSPEGEVGKTVAERLLQPSIRTFLPLPDNYEIVEINAPRNIANRSVAKISLREKYNLNLITIKRFFEEIQDGKPTQVEHIIGVPKADTIIYPSDILLLIGKKQDVKRFIEVNR, from the coding sequence ATGAGGAGCAAATTTGCGGTCATCGGCCTGGGTATCTTCGGCCACTCCATAGCCACCACGCTGGCAGAGCGCGGCGCCGAGGTAATCGCCATCGACTACGACGAGGACCATGTGGAGGCCATTAAAGACCAGGTAGCCTATGCCGTGGCCCTGGACGCCACCGATATCCGCGCCCTGGAGGCGCAGAACATACAAGACATGGACGCGGTGGTGGTGGCCATAGGGGAGGATTTTGAGGCGTTGCTGATCGCCACAGCCAACCTGCAGGAGCTGAACGTGAAGCGTGTGATTACCCGTGCCTCCAACAAGCAGCAGCGCCGCATCCTCGAGAAAATGGGGGTGCAGGAGATCCTTTCGCCAGAGGGAGAGGTAGGTAAAACCGTGGCCGAGCGCCTGCTGCAGCCCAGCATCCGCACGTTCCTGCCGCTGCCGGACAACTATGAGATCGTGGAGATTAACGCGCCGCGCAACATCGCCAACCGCAGCGTGGCCAAAATATCGCTCCGCGAGAAGTATAACCTGAACCTGATCACCATCAAGCGCTTTTTTGAGGAGATACAGGACGGCAAGCCCACCCAGGTAGAGCACATCATCGGTGTGCCCAAAGCTGATACCATTATTTACCCTTCAGATATTCTGCTGCTTATCGGCAAGAAGCAGGATGTGAAGCGATTTATTGAGGTAAACCGTTAA
- a CDS encoding uridine kinase family protein — MQKPFIVGITGGSASGKTTFLNKLLTSFAPEHVCLISQDNYYKPREHQTADLNGVINFDLPSCIDDEAYAHDILKVSQGETVYRQEYTFNNPDVVPRQLEFRPAPIVVVEGIFVFYFEAIANLLDLKVYIDAKEYIKLQRRIVRDKIERGYDLDDVLYRYTNHVAPTYEKYIKPYKNDADIIIPNNANFERGLEVLTTYLNAKIKA; from the coding sequence ATGCAAAAGCCATTCATCGTCGGGATTACAGGAGGTAGTGCTTCAGGAAAAACTACTTTTTTAAACAAGCTGCTTACCTCGTTTGCCCCGGAGCACGTTTGCCTGATCTCGCAGGACAACTATTACAAGCCGCGCGAGCACCAGACTGCAGACCTCAACGGGGTGATCAACTTCGACCTGCCCTCCTGCATCGACGACGAGGCCTACGCTCATGATATCCTGAAGGTAAGCCAGGGCGAGACCGTTTACCGCCAGGAGTATACCTTTAACAACCCCGATGTAGTGCCACGACAGCTGGAGTTCAGGCCAGCCCCTATTGTGGTGGTGGAGGGCATCTTCGTGTTTTATTTTGAGGCGATCGCCAACCTGCTGGACCTGAAAGTATACATCGACGCGAAGGAGTACATTAAGCTGCAGCGCCGCATCGTGCGCGACAAAATAGAGCGCGGCTACGACCTGGACGACGTGCTATACCGCTATACCAACCACGTGGCCCCTACCTACGAGAAATACATCAAGCCATACAAAAACGACGCGGACATCATCATCCCGAACAACGCCAATTTTGAGCGCGGGCTGGAGGTGCTCACCACCTACCTAAACGCTAAGATAAAAGCATGA
- a CDS encoding non-canonical purine NTP diphosphatase produces MKKLCFATNNRHKLAEVSQMLEGKYELLTLQDIGCNEELAEEQDTLEGNSRQKAEYVWNNYHVSCFADDTGLEVEALNGEPGVYSARYAGPQRSDADNINKLLDSLQGQPNRRARFRTSITLILDGQQHQFEGIVTGSIATDWKGDKGFGYDPVFVPDGHDRTFAQMSAGEKNAISHRGRATEELVSFLKSLEV; encoded by the coding sequence ATGAAGAAACTCTGCTTTGCCACCAATAACCGCCACAAGCTGGCCGAGGTGAGCCAGATGCTGGAGGGCAAGTATGAACTGCTGACCCTGCAGGACATTGGCTGCAACGAGGAGTTGGCCGAGGAGCAGGACACACTGGAGGGCAACTCGCGCCAGAAGGCGGAGTATGTGTGGAATAACTACCACGTGAGCTGCTTTGCCGACGATACCGGTCTGGAGGTGGAGGCGCTGAACGGAGAGCCCGGTGTATATTCGGCACGCTATGCCGGTCCGCAGCGCTCCGACGCAGACAACATAAACAAGCTGCTGGATAGCCTGCAGGGGCAGCCAAACCGCCGCGCCCGCTTCCGTACCAGCATCACCCTGATCCTGGACGGGCAGCAGCACCAGTTCGAGGGCATCGTAACAGGAAGTATAGCCACCGATTGGAAAGGCGACAAAGGCTTCGGCTACGATCCGGTGTTCGTGCCCGACGGCCACGACCGCACCTTCGCCCAGATGAGCGCCGGGGAGAAGAACGCCATCAGCCACCGCGGCCGCGCCACTGAGGAGCTGGTGAGCTTCCTGAAAAGCCTGGAAGTATAA